A window of the Fibrobacter sp. UWB2 genome harbors these coding sequences:
- a CDS encoding ABC transporter ATP-binding protein, with translation MPNVKIDPNDIAIRLKGLKKSFGPQTVLEDVNLDIRRGETMVIIGKSGGGKSVILKHMIGLLQPDGGEVTVDGVTISTPKFFDTRTIRRKMGMLFQMGALFDSMDTGENIAFALREHHPELSEAEIQNVVTEKLQMINLVPSFRTKMPSELSGGMRKRVALARAIALNPEILLYDEPTTGLDPITSDVINDLILDMQSKLGVTSVVVTHDMVSAFKVADRIAMLYNGRIIEVGTVDEIKNTSNPYVHQFITGQRKISVDGENQE, from the coding sequence ATGCCGAATGTAAAAATCGATCCGAATGATATTGCGATTCGACTCAAGGGACTTAAGAAGTCCTTTGGCCCTCAGACCGTTCTTGAAGACGTGAACCTCGACATCCGCCGTGGCGAGACGATGGTCATCATCGGTAAGTCCGGCGGTGGCAAGTCCGTGATTCTAAAGCACATGATTGGACTTTTGCAGCCGGATGGCGGCGAAGTGACTGTCGATGGCGTGACTATCAGTACGCCCAAGTTCTTCGATACGCGTACCATCCGTCGCAAGATGGGTATGTTGTTCCAAATGGGCGCCTTGTTCGATTCCATGGACACGGGCGAAAATATTGCCTTTGCCCTCCGTGAACACCATCCCGAACTCTCTGAAGCCGAGATCCAGAACGTGGTGACCGAAAAGCTCCAGATGATCAACCTCGTGCCGTCTTTCCGTACAAAGATGCCTTCCGAACTTTCGGGCGGTATGCGCAAGCGTGTGGCGCTTGCAAGAGCGATTGCCCTGAACCCGGAAATCCTCTTGTACGATGAACCGACGACGGGCCTTGACCCGATTACGAGTGACGTGATTAACGACCTTATTCTCGATATGCAGAGTAAGCTCGGAGTGACCTCTGTCGTGGTGACGCACGACATGGTCAGTGCCTTCAAGGTGGCGGACCGAATCGCCATGCTTTACAATGGGCGCATCATCGAGGTGGGGACCGTCGATGAAATCAAGAATACGAGCAACCCGTATGTGCACCAGTTCATAACGGGCCAGCGCAAAATTTCGGTGGATGGGGAAAATCAGGAATAG
- a CDS encoding sodium:alanine symporter family protein — METLNSILDAIDGYVWGVPLIVIILFVGILLTIRLGCLQVMNLHNALRFMAHSEKDGAGEVSSFGALCTALAATIGTGNIVGVATAIGTGGPGALFWMEVAAFLGMATKYAEGLLAVKYRTVDKDGKVLGGPFYYIETGIKERFGWNMKWLAVIFAIFGMAAGLLGIGTITQVNGITSAMARLTPNAAEFVNIGGNSVSITTAIAGLIVTIFAATVIIGGLKRIAKVSMYIVPIMAIIYIIACILLLLLNFSHISSAIETIVKAAFNPSAVTGGVVGSIFIAMQKGIARGIFSNEAGLGSAPIAAAAAKTKEPVRQGLVCMTGTFFDTIIICTMTGLAIVVSGAWDPKLGLEGVNITMEAFSRGLSIIPGGAVIAPYFLATALVFFAFTTILGWAYYSEKCLQYLIGRRDKKAILTYRWLYIFAIFVGPYLTVSAVWTSADIFNGLMAFPNLIALILLSGIVANETKTFLAKFKNEKE; from the coding sequence ATGGAAACACTCAATTCCATTCTCGATGCTATCGATGGGTACGTCTGGGGCGTTCCCCTCATTGTCATCATCCTCTTTGTAGGTATCCTCCTCACCATCCGTCTCGGCTGTCTGCAGGTCATGAACTTGCACAACGCGCTCCGCTTCATGGCGCATAGCGAAAAGGACGGCGCAGGCGAAGTCTCCAGCTTCGGAGCGCTCTGCACGGCTCTCGCCGCCACAATCGGTACGGGTAACATCGTCGGTGTGGCAACCGCTATCGGCACCGGCGGCCCAGGCGCCCTCTTCTGGATGGAAGTCGCCGCATTCCTCGGCATGGCTACAAAGTACGCCGAAGGTTTGCTCGCCGTCAAATACCGCACAGTCGATAAGGACGGCAAGGTTCTCGGAGGTCCGTTCTATTATATTGAAACAGGCATCAAGGAACGCTTTGGCTGGAACATGAAATGGCTCGCCGTGATTTTTGCCATCTTTGGCATGGCTGCAGGCCTCCTCGGCATTGGCACCATCACGCAGGTCAACGGCATCACGAGCGCTATGGCTCGCCTCACCCCGAACGCTGCTGAATTTGTCAACATCGGCGGAAACTCCGTGAGCATCACGACCGCTATCGCAGGCCTCATCGTCACAATCTTTGCAGCAACCGTCATCATCGGCGGTCTCAAGCGCATTGCAAAAGTCTCGATGTACATTGTTCCCATCATGGCAATCATCTACATCATTGCCTGCATTCTCCTTTTGCTCCTCAACTTCTCGCACATTTCTTCTGCCATCGAAACGATTGTGAAGGCAGCGTTTAATCCGTCTGCAGTCACTGGTGGCGTTGTCGGTTCCATCTTTATCGCCATGCAGAAAGGTATCGCACGCGGCATTTTCAGTAACGAAGCAGGTCTCGGTTCTGCACCGATTGCAGCTGCCGCCGCAAAGACAAAGGAACCTGTACGTCAGGGCCTCGTCTGCATGACAGGCACGTTCTTCGATACGATTATCATTTGTACGATGACCGGCCTTGCCATTGTGGTCTCGGGTGCTTGGGATCCAAAGCTCGGACTCGAAGGCGTGAACATCACGATGGAAGCATTCTCCCGCGGCCTTTCCATTATCCCGGGCGGCGCAGTAATTGCTCCGTACTTCCTTGCCACGGCTCTCGTGTTCTTCGCTTTCACGACGATTCTCGGATGGGCCTACTACTCTGAAAAGTGCTTGCAGTACTTAATTGGCCGCAGGGACAAGAAGGCAATACTCACCTACCGTTGGCTCTACATCTTCGCGATTTTCGTTGGACCGTACCTCACGGTAAGCGCAGTCTGGACTAGCGCAGACATCTTCAACGGCCTGATGGCGTTCCCGAACCTCATTGCACTAATCCTTCTCTCTGGAATCGTGGCAAACGAAACAAAGACGTTCCTCGCCAAGTTCAAGAACGAGAAAGAATAG
- the fabV gene encoding enoyl-ACP reductase FabV produces the protein MIIKPLIRSNMCINAHPKGCAQDVKHQIEFIEKKFTTRSIPADAPKTVLVLGCSTGYGLASRITAAFGYKAATIGVSFEKEGSDGGIGESREKTGTPGWYNNMAFDKFAKEAGLDAVTFNGDAFSHEMRQNVIDTLKKMGRKVDLLVYSVASSVRVDPDNGTIYRSVLKPIDKVFTGATIDCLSGKISTISAEPATAEEAANTVKVMGGEDWALWVRKLKEAGVLAEGVKTVAYSYIGPKLSHAIYRDGTIGGAKKHLEATALELHKELQNDLHGEAYVSVNKGLVTRSSAVIPIIPMYISVLFKVMKEMGNHEGCIEQMERLMTERLYTGSKVPTDENHLIRIDDYELDPKVQAEVDKRMATVTQENLAEIGDLEGYRHDFLATNGFDIDGVDYEADVQTLTSI, from the coding sequence ATGATTATCAAACCGCTCATCCGTAGCAACATGTGCATTAACGCCCACCCAAAGGGTTGCGCTCAAGATGTCAAGCACCAGATTGAATTTATCGAAAAGAAGTTCACCACACGCAGCATTCCAGCCGATGCACCAAAGACGGTTCTCGTCCTCGGTTGCTCGACCGGATACGGGCTTGCAAGCCGCATCACAGCCGCATTTGGCTACAAGGCGGCAACGATTGGAGTTTCTTTTGAAAAGGAAGGCTCTGACGGCGGAATCGGCGAATCCCGCGAAAAGACGGGTACGCCGGGCTGGTACAACAACATGGCTTTCGACAAATTCGCAAAAGAAGCGGGCCTAGATGCCGTGACGTTCAATGGAGACGCCTTCTCGCACGAAATGCGCCAAAACGTTATCGACACCCTCAAGAAGATGGGCCGTAAAGTAGACCTTCTCGTATACAGTGTCGCAAGCTCCGTGCGCGTCGATCCAGACAACGGAACCATCTACCGCAGCGTATTGAAGCCTATTGATAAAGTATTTACAGGCGCCACGATTGACTGCCTCAGCGGTAAAATCAGCACCATCAGCGCAGAACCTGCCACTGCAGAAGAAGCAGCCAACACAGTTAAAGTCATGGGCGGTGAAGACTGGGCTCTTTGGGTGCGCAAGCTCAAGGAGGCAGGCGTTCTCGCCGAAGGCGTGAAGACCGTCGCTTATTCATATATCGGCCCGAAACTTTCGCATGCCATCTACCGCGACGGTACAATCGGTGGCGCCAAGAAGCACCTCGAAGCAACCGCACTAGAACTCCACAAGGAATTGCAAAACGACCTCCACGGCGAAGCCTATGTCTCTGTGAACAAAGGACTTGTCACGCGCTCTAGCGCCGTCATTCCCATCATCCCGATGTACATTTCCGTGCTCTTCAAGGTCATGAAGGAAATGGGAAATCACGAAGGTTGCATCGAGCAGATGGAACGCTTGATGACCGAAAGACTTTATACGGGTTCCAAAGTCCCGACGGACGAAAATCACCTCATCCGCATCGACGACTATGAATTGGATCCGAAAGTCCAAGCCGAAGTGGACAAACGCATGGCAACCGTCACGCAAGAGAACCTCGCCGAAATCGGCGACCTCGAAGGATACCGCCACGATTTCCTCGCCACAAACGGTTTCGATATTGATGGCGTGGACTATGAAGCCGATGTCCAAACGCTAACGAGCATATAG
- the gltX gene encoding glutamate--tRNA ligase, which yields MTEKSPVRVRFAPSPTGYLHVGGARTAIYNYFFAKHMGGTFYLRIEDTDRKRYNETALHDLMRDLKWLGLQWDEGPGCEGDCGPYFQSERLDIYHREIKKLLDAGCAYYCFCTEERLQEVRAEQEKSHVPVTGYDRHCRNISREEAEARIAAGEKAVIRFKVPETGVTEFDDMIRGHISYQNELLDDLVLIKRDGYPTYHFASVVDDHYMGTTHVLRGDEWISSTPKHELLYKAFGWQPPVWCHLPVILDKNGGKLSKRKGAASVGDFRDLGYLPETLVNYLALLGWNPGDDREVMSVKEMIDCFTLERINPKSASFDEKKLQWMNGQHIHMCDDAFLKDIMVDGLKAMGVDTSAEPNERLLEIVKQLKPRAHFVQDLATMAKYFFVAPTEYDEKGAKKHFGEGSKEVATLVRDMLASIEDFKTPVIEKGFYELAERCGHKVGELVGAPRLAVSGVTAGPGLWEMFEIIGKEEVLRRIDVALPLMK from the coding sequence ATGACTGAAAAAAGTCCTGTCCGTGTACGCTTTGCTCCGAGCCCCACGGGTTATTTGCATGTCGGTGGCGCACGTACGGCAATCTACAACTACTTCTTTGCAAAACACATGGGTGGCACGTTCTACCTGCGCATCGAAGATACTGACCGTAAGCGCTATAACGAAACCGCTCTCCACGACTTGATGCGCGACCTCAAGTGGCTTGGCCTCCAGTGGGATGAAGGTCCGGGTTGCGAAGGCGACTGCGGTCCGTACTTCCAGAGCGAACGCCTGGACATCTACCATCGCGAAATCAAGAAGCTCTTGGATGCCGGTTGCGCTTACTATTGCTTCTGCACCGAAGAACGTCTGCAGGAAGTCCGCGCTGAACAAGAAAAGTCTCACGTGCCGGTCACTGGTTACGACCGCCACTGCCGCAACATCAGCCGCGAAGAAGCCGAAGCCCGCATTGCCGCTGGCGAAAAGGCTGTCATCCGCTTCAAGGTCCCGGAAACGGGCGTTACGGAATTCGATGACATGATCCGTGGCCATATCAGTTACCAGAACGAACTTTTGGATGACCTCGTGCTCATCAAGCGCGACGGCTATCCGACTTATCACTTCGCAAGCGTTGTCGATGACCACTACATGGGTACGACGCATGTGCTCCGCGGTGACGAATGGATCAGCTCCACGCCGAAGCACGAACTCTTGTACAAGGCCTTTGGCTGGCAACCGCCTGTGTGGTGCCACCTGCCGGTGATTCTCGACAAGAACGGCGGTAAGCTTTCCAAGCGCAAGGGTGCTGCTTCTGTCGGTGACTTCCGCGACCTCGGCTACTTGCCGGAAACGCTTGTGAACTACCTCGCACTCCTCGGCTGGAACCCGGGCGACGACCGCGAAGTGATGAGCGTCAAGGAAATGATTGACTGCTTCACGCTCGAACGCATCAACCCGAAGTCCGCAAGCTTCGACGAAAAGAAGCTCCAGTGGATGAACGGCCAGCACATCCACATGTGCGATGATGCATTCCTCAAGGACATCATGGTCGATGGCCTCAAGGCTATGGGCGTTGATACGAGCGCCGAACCGAATGAACGCTTGCTCGAAATCGTGAAGCAGCTCAAGCCGCGTGCACACTTCGTACAGGATCTCGCAACGATGGCAAAGTACTTCTTTGTCGCTCCGACGGAATACGACGAAAAGGGCGCCAAGAAACATTTCGGTGAAGGCTCCAAGGAAGTCGCAACGCTCGTGCGCGATATGCTCGCTTCCATCGAAGACTTCAAGACTCCGGTGATCGAGAAGGGCTTTTACGAACTTGCTGAACGTTGCGGTCACAAGGTCGGTGAACTGGTGGGCGCTCCGCGCCTTGCCGTGTCCGGCGTGACTGCTGGTCCTGGCCTCTGGGAAATGTTCGAAATTATCGGTAAGGAAGAAGTGCTCCGCCGCATCGACGTGGCGCTCCCGCTGATGAAGTAA
- a CDS encoding BON domain-containing protein — translation MRQYFPYRLYSQLLYCRQCQQAVRHDVCAMEEYTTYGGMERGIPLLCVCTHCGTYHVAFSQEFAFCHKDDPQSEYAKVYGHNRIFPGDWLYFDGATRPCVVKSFFQANDREVVVYKNGPADAKFEGPKITIDHEVSPEGYRLLPAQCVNTLLGDHVYHVIRKQFGIAIGVVKDETKDKLVVKMDDGLIVFMSYPRYAENPPNDEVVAVVRKHLELLSDGLSEDVSVEAGQGIVYLRGFVNSLATKRKIQTKIGEIAGLRGCVNMVRVRKNSKVSDEDLERQIWDVLDDIAHPIFKYSVKVKSGAAKVTFYYEDEVYPDELKSRIECIPGIVSLNMHGTAILKKNLGKKDLCQKIMDKLASYSFLKNSFVHVTYVGKRFLVEGRVANIVQREFALLAVAGFARSVAVGNRLRILKT, via the coding sequence ATGCGCCAATATTTCCCCTATCGTTTGTACTCGCAGCTGCTGTACTGCCGGCAATGCCAGCAGGCAGTTCGCCATGACGTCTGCGCCATGGAAGAGTACACGACGTATGGGGGTATGGAACGCGGTATTCCGCTACTTTGTGTCTGTACTCATTGCGGAACGTATCATGTGGCTTTCTCGCAGGAATTTGCGTTTTGCCATAAGGATGATCCGCAATCCGAGTATGCAAAGGTCTATGGGCACAACCGAATTTTTCCGGGTGACTGGCTTTACTTTGACGGGGCAACCCGTCCGTGTGTCGTCAAGAGTTTTTTCCAGGCGAACGATAGGGAAGTTGTCGTCTATAAAAATGGACCTGCGGATGCAAAGTTCGAAGGTCCGAAAATTACGATAGACCATGAGGTGTCGCCCGAAGGCTATCGGTTATTGCCTGCGCAGTGCGTGAATACCTTGTTGGGAGACCATGTCTACCATGTCATCCGCAAGCAGTTTGGTATTGCCATTGGAGTCGTCAAAGACGAAACCAAGGACAAGCTTGTGGTGAAGATGGATGACGGATTAATCGTCTTTATGAGCTATCCTCGCTATGCGGAAAATCCGCCAAATGACGAAGTTGTCGCTGTTGTGCGTAAGCATCTGGAACTTTTGTCTGATGGTTTAAGCGAAGATGTCTCCGTCGAAGCAGGGCAAGGCATTGTCTATTTGCGTGGCTTTGTGAATAGTCTTGCAACAAAGCGAAAAATACAGACCAAAATTGGCGAAATTGCAGGACTGCGCGGCTGCGTGAACATGGTTCGCGTTCGCAAAAATTCCAAGGTTTCCGACGAGGACTTGGAACGACAAATTTGGGATGTTTTGGATGATATTGCTCATCCGATTTTCAAGTACAGTGTCAAGGTGAAATCTGGCGCTGCAAAGGTGACGTTCTATTACGAAGATGAAGTTTATCCTGATGAACTGAAGTCGCGTATTGAATGTATTCCCGGCATAGTTTCGTTGAATATGCATGGGACTGCGATTCTAAAAAAGAATCTCGGCAAAAAAGACCTTTGCCAGAAAATTATGGATAAGCTTGCGTCATACAGTTTCTTGAAAAATTCGTTTGTTCATGTCACGTATGTGGGCAAGCGTTTCTTGGTCGAGGGGCGTGTGGCAAATATTGTTCAGAGAGAGTTTGCGCTATTGGCTGTTGCTGGTTTTGCTCGGTCGGTAGCGGTGGGTAACCGTCTAAGAATTTTAAAAACTTAG
- a CDS encoding YafY family protein, whose amino-acid sequence MATGYEKINKIKCKLRVPMTVSMLAQAMDCGPRTIFRHLNALEQENCGLHKFKKDGETFYVIQTEQKVDFNQKIVKQLEKLKKTMNDTTPLDLKNRKLIDSVISSMQTTDPDGFKAEAITLDPNYIMDYGPFCDHKAQDTMVSKLLSAIREGFKIRIVYRSTNEETEKKTIEVCPIKLVMRIDTLYLIAADETYAETQVFKNYLVENIMSVVQTNNCAMTLREPFCVYEHYKYAFGKYVSAEDPQTVTLLIKTGWLKTQFNKSRFSPAAEITEDKDGNMIVTLKLRLTPDFKTWLFGVLPDVKILKPESLRTEMIEKLKNTLKDMKA is encoded by the coding sequence ATGGCTACAGGATATGAAAAGATAAATAAGATTAAATGCAAACTTCGTGTGCCGATGACGGTGTCGATGCTTGCACAGGCGATGGATTGCGGACCGAGAACTATTTTCCGCCATTTAAATGCACTAGAACAGGAAAATTGCGGCCTCCATAAGTTCAAAAAGGATGGCGAAACTTTTTACGTTATTCAAACCGAACAGAAGGTGGACTTTAACCAGAAAATCGTCAAGCAACTTGAAAAGTTGAAAAAGACGATGAACGATACAACGCCCTTGGACTTGAAAAACCGTAAGCTCATCGATAGCGTTATTTCGTCCATGCAGACAACGGACCCGGATGGATTCAAGGCTGAAGCGATTACGCTTGACCCGAATTACATCATGGATTACGGCCCGTTCTGTGACCACAAGGCTCAAGACACGATGGTCTCGAAGCTTTTGTCAGCAATTCGTGAAGGCTTTAAGATTCGCATTGTGTACAGGAGCACGAACGAAGAAACGGAAAAGAAGACGATTGAAGTTTGCCCAATCAAGCTCGTGATGCGCATTGATACGCTTTATCTGATTGCTGCTGATGAAACGTATGCAGAAACACAAGTCTTCAAAAATTATCTTGTCGAAAATATCATGAGTGTGGTCCAGACGAATAACTGCGCCATGACGCTTCGTGAACCGTTCTGCGTGTATGAACATTACAAGTATGCATTTGGCAAGTACGTCTCTGCAGAAGACCCGCAAACGGTGACACTCCTTATCAAGACGGGCTGGCTTAAGACTCAGTTTAATAAGTCCCGCTTCTCTCCGGCTGCCGAAATCACCGAAGATAAAGACGGCAATATGATTGTGACGCTGAAGCTCCGCTTGACTCCGGACTTTAAGACATGGCTGTTTGGCGTGTTGCCGGATGTGAAGATTCTGAAGCCGGAATCTTTGCGCACAGAAATGATTGAAAAATTGAAAAATACATTGAAGGACATGAAGGCGTAG